In Eubalaena glacialis isolate mEubGla1 chromosome 3, mEubGla1.1.hap2.+ XY, whole genome shotgun sequence, the following are encoded in one genomic region:
- the MAD2L2 gene encoding mitotic spindle assembly checkpoint protein MAD2B isoform X2, translating to MTTLTRQDLNFGQVVADVLCEFLEVAVHLILYVREVYPVGIFQKRKKYNVPVQMSCHPELNQYIQDTLHCVKPLLEKNDVEKVVVVILDKEHRPVEKFVFEITQPPLLSIRLYLHSLSAHERSCHSQHGEDPGHQGLPLDPGRRAGRPHARPPTDTPENHDIRHLKDAALRGRASS from the exons TCAACTTTGGTCAAG TGGTGGCCGACGTGCTCTGCGAGTTCCTGGAGGTGGCGGTGCACCTGATCCTCTACGTGCGTGAGGTTTACCCGGTGGGCATCTTCCAGAAGCGTAAGAAGTACAACGTGCCTGTCCAG ATGTCCTGTCACCCGGAGCTGAACCAGTATATCCAGGACACGTTGCACTGCGTCAAGCCGCTTCTGGAGAAG aatgatgtggagaaagtggTGGTAGTCATCTTGGACAAAGAGCACCGCCCAGTGGAGAAATTCGTCTTTGAAATCACCCAGCCTCCGCTGCTGTCCATCAG GCTGTACCTTCACAGTCTTAGTGCACACGAGAGAAGCTGCCACTCGCAACATGGAGAAGATCCAGGTCATCAAG GACTTCCCCTGGATCCTGGCAGACGAGCAGGACGTCCACATGCACGACCCCCGACTGATACCCCTGAAAACCATGACATCAGACATCTTAAAG ATGCAGCTCTACGTGGAAGAGCGAGCTCATAA
- the MAD2L2 gene encoding mitotic spindle assembly checkpoint protein MAD2B isoform X1, which translates to MTTLTRQDLNFGQVVADVLCEFLEVAVHLILYVREVYPVGIFQKRKKYNVPVQMSCHPELNQYIQDTLHCVKPLLEKNDVEKVVVVILDKEHRPVEKFVFEITQPPLLSISSDSLLSHVEQLLRAFILKISVCDAVLDHNPPGCTFTVLVHTREAATRNMEKIQVIKDFPWILADEQDVHMHDPRLIPLKTMTSDILKMQLYVEERAHKSS; encoded by the exons TCAACTTTGGTCAAG TGGTGGCCGACGTGCTCTGCGAGTTCCTGGAGGTGGCGGTGCACCTGATCCTCTACGTGCGTGAGGTTTACCCGGTGGGCATCTTCCAGAAGCGTAAGAAGTACAACGTGCCTGTCCAG ATGTCCTGTCACCCGGAGCTGAACCAGTATATCCAGGACACGTTGCACTGCGTCAAGCCGCTTCTGGAGAAG aatgatgtggagaaagtggTGGTAGTCATCTTGGACAAAGAGCACCGCCCAGTGGAGAAATTCGTCTTTGAAATCACCCAGCCTCCGCTGCTGTCCATCAG CTCAGACTCCCTGCTGTCTCACGTGGAGCAGCTGCTCCGAGCCTTCATCCTGAAGATCAGTGTATGTGATGCTGTCCTGGACCACAACCCCCCAG GCTGTACCTTCACAGTCTTAGTGCACACGAGAGAAGCTGCCACTCGCAACATGGAGAAGATCCAGGTCATCAAG GACTTCCCCTGGATCCTGGCAGACGAGCAGGACGTCCACATGCACGACCCCCGACTGATACCCCTGAAAACCATGACATCAGACATCTTAAAG ATGCAGCTCTACGTGGAAGAGCGAGCTCATAAAAGCAGCTGA
- the LOC133087572 gene encoding F-box only protein 6 isoform X2: MALVSINQLPESILLEVFTHLPARQLLLNCRPVCSLWRDLIDLVTLWKRKCLHEGYVTEDWDQSVADWKVFYFLCSLRRNLLRNPCAEEDMRSWKIDSNGGDQWKVESLPGAHGTDFPDPKVKKYFATSYEMCLKSQLIDLKAEGYWEELLDKFRPDIEVKDWFAARADCGCTYHIRVQLASADYIVLASFEPTPMTVHQWNDARWTESWHPQTSGSIRITRESLAVQIPRFPHRREAESVDLSWAGSPSDLTSPKHQF; this comes from the exons ATGGCCCTGGTTAGCATCAACCAGCTGCCCGAGAGCATCCTGCTGGAGGTGTTCACGCACCTGCCCGCCCGCCAGCTGCTGCTGAACTGCCGCCCTGTCTGCAGCCTCTGGCGCGACCTCATCGACCTTGTGACCCTCTGGAAGCGCAAATGCCTGCATGAGGGCTACGTCACTGAGGACTGGGACCAGTCCGTGGCTGACTGGAAGGTCTTCTACTTTCTGTGCAGCCTCCGCAGGAACCTCCTGCGCAACCCGTGTGCCGAAG AGGATATGAGATCCTGGAAAATCGACTCCAATGGAGGGGACCAGTGGAAGGTGGAGAGCCTCCCCGGGGCGCATGGCACAGACTTCCCTGACCCCAAAGTCAAGAAGTACTTTGCCACGTCCTATGA GATGTGTCTCAAGTCCCAGCTGATAGACCTCAAAGCCGAGGGCTACTGGGAGGAGCTACTGGACAAGTTCCGGCCGGACATCGAGGTTAAGGACTG gttcGCCGCCAGAGCAGACTGTGGCTGCACCTACCACATTCGAGTACAGCTGGCCTCGGCCGACTACATCGTCCTGGCCTCCTTCGAGCCCACGCCCATGACCGTCCATCAGTGGAACGATGCCAGGTGGACAGAG AGCTGGCATCCTCAGACTTCGgggagcatcagaatcaccagggaaTCGCTGGCTGTGCAGATTCCCAGGTTCCCCCACCGGAGAGAGGCTGAGTCTGTAGATCTGAGCTGGGCCGGGAGCCCCAGTGATTTAACAAGCCCCAAACACCAGTTCTGA
- the LOC133087572 gene encoding F-box only protein 6 isoform X1 — protein sequence MALVSINQLPESILLEVFTHLPARQLLLNCRPVCSLWRDLIDLVTLWKRKCLHEGYVTEDWDQSVADWKVFYFLCSLRRNLLRNPCAEEDMRSWKIDSNGGDQWKVESLPGAHGTDFPDPKVKKYFATSYEMCLKSQLIDLKAEGYWEELLDKFRPDIEVKDWFAARADCGCTYHIRVQLASADYIVLASFEPTPMTVHQWNDARWTEVSHTFSDYPPGVRHILFQHGGKDTQFWAGWYGPRVTNSSIVVSHRMTRTPAPSVAQP from the exons ATGGCCCTGGTTAGCATCAACCAGCTGCCCGAGAGCATCCTGCTGGAGGTGTTCACGCACCTGCCCGCCCGCCAGCTGCTGCTGAACTGCCGCCCTGTCTGCAGCCTCTGGCGCGACCTCATCGACCTTGTGACCCTCTGGAAGCGCAAATGCCTGCATGAGGGCTACGTCACTGAGGACTGGGACCAGTCCGTGGCTGACTGGAAGGTCTTCTACTTTCTGTGCAGCCTCCGCAGGAACCTCCTGCGCAACCCGTGTGCCGAAG AGGATATGAGATCCTGGAAAATCGACTCCAATGGAGGGGACCAGTGGAAGGTGGAGAGCCTCCCCGGGGCGCATGGCACAGACTTCCCTGACCCCAAAGTCAAGAAGTACTTTGCCACGTCCTATGA GATGTGTCTCAAGTCCCAGCTGATAGACCTCAAAGCCGAGGGCTACTGGGAGGAGCTACTGGACAAGTTCCGGCCGGACATCGAGGTTAAGGACTG gttcGCCGCCAGAGCAGACTGTGGCTGCACCTACCACATTCGAGTACAGCTGGCCTCGGCCGACTACATCGTCCTGGCCTCCTTCGAGCCCACGCCCATGACCGTCCATCAGTGGAACGATGCCAGGTGGACAGAG gtcTCCCACACCTTCTCGGATTACCCTCCAGGTGTCCGCCACATCCTCTTCCAGCATGGGGGCAAGGACACCCAGTTCTGGGCAGGCTGGTATGGTCCCCGCGTCACCAACAGCAGCATCGTCGTCAGCCACAGGATGACCAGGACCCCGGCCCCCTCCGTGGCTCAGCCCTAG
- the LOC133088947 gene encoding F-box only protein 44 isoform X2 → MAVGNINELPENILLELFTHVPARQLLLRCRLVCSLWRDLIDLVTLWKRKCLREGFITEDWDQPVADWKVFYFLRSLHKNLLHNPCAEEGFEFWSLDVNGGDEWKVEDLSGDQRKEFPKDQVRSQARLRVQVPAVCSAPVVSTCTSGDLPARRSNHPAEERCQVEGGLPHVLQLSTRRPLHLVSARRRGHSLLGRLVRPEGHQQQHHHRAPTAMTPPSPQPPNPN, encoded by the exons ATGGCGGTGGGCAATATCAACGAGCTGCCCGAGAACATCCTGCTGGAGTTGTTCACGCACGTGCCCGCCCGCCAGCTGCTGCTGCGTTGCCGCCTGGTCTGCAGCCTCTGGCGAGACCTCATCGACCTCGTGACCCTCTGGAAGCGCAAATGCCTGCGTGAGGGCTTCATTACCGAAGACTGGGACCAGCCCGTGGCCGACTGGAAGGTCTTCTACTTCCTCCGCAGCCTCCACAAGAACCTCCTGCATAACCCGTGTGCCGAAG AGGGGTTTGAGTTCTGGAGCCTGGACGTGAATGGAGGCGATGAGTGGAAGGTGGAGGATCTCTCTGGAGACCAGAGGAAGGAATTCCCCAAAGACCAG GTTCGCAGCCAGGCCAGACTGCGGGTCCAAGTACCAGCTGTGTGTTCAGCTCCTGTCGTCAGCACATGCACCTCTGGGGACCTTCCAGCCAGACGCAGCAACCATCCAGCAGAAGAGCGATGCCAAGTGGAGGGAG gtcTCCCACACGTTCTCCAACTATCCACCCGGCGTCCGCTACATCTGGTTTCAGCACGGCGGCGTGGACACTCACTACTGGGCCGGCTGGTACGGCCCGAGGGTCACCAACAGCAGCATCACCATCGGGCCCCCACTGCCATGACACCCCCGAGCCCCCAGCCACCTAATCCCAACTGA
- the LOC133088947 gene encoding F-box only protein 44 isoform X1 yields the protein MAVGNINELPENILLELFTHVPARQLLLRCRLVCSLWRDLIDLVTLWKRKCLREGFITEDWDQPVADWKVFYFLRSLHKNLLHNPCAEEGFEFWSLDVNGGDEWKVEDLSGDQRKEFPKDQVKKYFLTSYYTCLKSQVVDLKAEGYWEELMDTTRPDIEVKDWFAARPDCGSKYQLCVQLLSSAHAPLGTFQPDAATIQQKSDAKWREVSHTFSNYPPGVRYIWFQHGGVDTHYWAGWYGPRVTNSSITIGPPLP from the exons ATGGCGGTGGGCAATATCAACGAGCTGCCCGAGAACATCCTGCTGGAGTTGTTCACGCACGTGCCCGCCCGCCAGCTGCTGCTGCGTTGCCGCCTGGTCTGCAGCCTCTGGCGAGACCTCATCGACCTCGTGACCCTCTGGAAGCGCAAATGCCTGCGTGAGGGCTTCATTACCGAAGACTGGGACCAGCCCGTGGCCGACTGGAAGGTCTTCTACTTCCTCCGCAGCCTCCACAAGAACCTCCTGCATAACCCGTGTGCCGAAG AGGGGTTTGAGTTCTGGAGCCTGGACGTGAATGGAGGCGATGAGTGGAAGGTGGAGGATCTCTCTGGAGACCAGAGGAAGGAATTCCCCAAAGACCAGGTCAAGAAATACTTCTTGACTTCATATTA caccTGCCTCAAGTCCCAGGTGGTGGACCTCAAGGCTGAAGGGTATTGGGAGGAGCTGATGGACACCACACGGCCAGACATCGAGGTGAAGGACTG GTTCGCAGCCAGGCCAGACTGCGGGTCCAAGTACCAGCTGTGTGTTCAGCTCCTGTCGTCAGCACATGCACCTCTGGGGACCTTCCAGCCAGACGCAGCAACCATCCAGCAGAAGAGCGATGCCAAGTGGAGGGAG gtcTCCCACACGTTCTCCAACTATCCACCCGGCGTCCGCTACATCTGGTTTCAGCACGGCGGCGTGGACACTCACTACTGGGCCGGCTGGTACGGCCCGAGGGTCACCAACAGCAGCATCACCATCGGGCCCCCACTGCCATGA
- the FBXO2 gene encoding F-box only protein 2, translating into MDGDGDPESVGQPEEAGPEDQQEEAGAEEASGGEERPEDEGEEEAAYLDELPEPLLLRVLAELPAAQLVQACRLVCLRWKELVDGSPLWLLKCQQEGLVPEGGPEDERDHWQQFYFLSKRRRNLLHNPCGEEDLEGWCDVEHGGDGWRVEELPGDSGVEFIHNESVKKYFASSFEWCRKAQVIDLQAEGYWEELLDTTQPAIMVKDWYSGRRDAGCLYELTVKLLSEHEDVLAEFNSGQVAVPQDSDDGGWIEISHTFTDYGPGVRFVRFEHGGQDCVYWKGWFGARVTNSSVWVEP; encoded by the exons ATGGACGGAGACGGTGACCCAG AGAGCGTGGGCCAGCCGGAGGAGGCCGGCCCGGAGGACCAGCAGGAGGAGGCTGGCGCGGAGGAGGCGAGCGGCGGGGAGGAGCGGCCCGAGgacgagggggaggaggaggcagcgTACCTGGACGAGCTGCCCGAGCCGCTGCTGCTTCGTGTGCTGGCCGAGCTGCCCGCCGCCCAGCTGGTGCAGGCCTGCCGCCTGGTGTGCCTGCGCTGGAAGGAGCTGGTCGACGGCTCTCCCCTGTGGCTGCTCAAGTGCCAGCAAGAGGGTCTGGTACCCGAGGGCGGCCCCGAGGATGAGCGCGACCACTGGCAGCAGTTCTACTTCCTGAGCAAGAGGCGGCGCAACCTGCTGCACAACCCGTGCGGGGAAG AGGACTTGGAGGGCTGGTGCGACGTGGAGCACGGTGGGGACGGCTGGAGGGTGGAGGAGCTGCCCGGAGACAGCGGCGTGGAATTCATCCACAATGAGAGTGTCAAGAAGTACTTCGCCTCCTCCTTCGA GTGGTGTCGCAAAGCGCAGGTCATTGACCTGCAGGCTGAGGGCTACTGGGAGGAGCTGCTGGACACCACTCAGCCGGCCATCATGGTGAAGGACTG GTACTCGGGCCGCAGAGACGCCGGCTGCCTGTACGAGCTTACGGTGAAGCTGCTGTCGGAGCACGAGGACGTGCTGGCCGAGTTCAACAGCGGGCAGGTGGCAGTGCCACAAGACAGCGACGACGGTGGCTGGATTGAG ATCTCGCACACCTTCACCGACTATGGGCCGGGCGTCCGCTTCGTCCGCTTCGAGCACGGCGGACAGGACTGCGTCTACTGGAAGGGCTGGTTCGGGGCCCGGGTGACCAACAGCAGCGTGTGGGTGGAGCCCTGA